A section of the Enterococcus montenegrensis genome encodes:
- a CDS encoding type I restriction endonuclease subunit R gives MAEAKFEAALINKLEDLGWKYRKDLSGCKLEKLVDNWRKVLNELNAPKLSGKPLSDIEFGLIMQRVREVRTPYDAQLLLVGAGGVGSIPITRDDGSSLEVEVFYEDDVAGGRSRYEVVSQISFTNLSDSLASKRIIDVALLINGIPVAHVEEKDEHLQNQWNAFEQLKGYEADGLYRGLFVFVQVQFILSQHSAHYFARPSSIEHYNKTYVFGWRDERNKDITDAFEFAQQVMGIPTLHRLVTVNMIPDISNKNLMVMRSYQIQATREIIQRVREMENDGVIKKEGGYIWHTTGSGKTVTSFKVAQLLASSPKIRNVLFIVDRVDLVDQTLENFKNYAYIHIRERIKKVNGHELRKELRSKGTSKILLISVQGLAKAVKNGLKNDDWNVIIMDEAHRSASGDSVKLIKDAFKNTTWFGFTGTPNFYSDEINDVKTTRDISTHDIFGKRLHTYTIKDAIGDGNVLGFDVTYFKPHWVVEHSSNEFSEDEYEKAVYQSDVYRQQVVEDILTNWKKTSGGALFAGQRKENEFQAMLAVSGKQAVVHYYNIFKDKAPHLNIAMTFSRDESNEHGTKELNESLKKAIREYVEKFNMPSILDAKDPARAYMLDITKRLARKQPYNQGKEEERLDLVIVSDQLLTGFDSKYVNMIYMDKMLKEGMLIQAMSRTNRVYDINSKPYGKVRFYRQGDEMRDYVENALRIYTKGGNDTLQEAEAETKDLKSKELEDDNILAKPQSLQIIDLEEPVARLKELAEPDFSQIPRGHLNLIEFVTLGLKTQNKIQQLVQQGYELGSELNVMDQNNEFTGEKVRLDISSSEEFGALQARINDAREKLPPEDRPDLTEIKIGIEFYHHEIIDYDMLVELLNAFIDEKSDKNKEAIDKHILPMNEENRKEINEIVEDIESGEIKQHFTTESLQETRKRYRSERRELEIRRWAADRNVNGNMIMEAYDLYLPGHTLIDNPSLADLVHKVEEKEDIGFFEASDFEESLMEFFNSL, from the coding sequence ATGGCTGAAGCAAAATTTGAAGCAGCTTTGATTAATAAGCTAGAGGATTTAGGCTGGAAGTATCGGAAAGATTTGTCAGGTTGTAAACTCGAAAAGCTGGTAGATAATTGGCGAAAAGTTCTTAATGAGTTGAACGCACCTAAACTAAGTGGGAAACCTTTATCAGATATTGAATTTGGTTTAATAATGCAACGCGTACGAGAAGTTAGGACACCTTATGATGCACAACTTTTATTAGTTGGTGCGGGAGGAGTGGGTTCGATTCCAATCACGCGTGATGATGGTTCTAGTCTTGAAGTAGAGGTTTTTTATGAAGATGATGTGGCTGGTGGGCGTTCAAGATATGAGGTAGTTAGTCAAATTTCTTTTACAAATTTATCAGACAGCCTAGCAAGTAAACGAATCATAGATGTTGCATTATTGATAAACGGTATTCCTGTTGCGCATGTGGAAGAAAAAGATGAGCACTTACAAAATCAATGGAATGCGTTTGAACAGCTTAAAGGATATGAAGCCGATGGTCTTTACCGAGGACTTTTCGTATTTGTACAAGTTCAATTTATTCTGAGCCAGCATTCTGCCCACTATTTCGCCCGACCAAGCTCAATTGAACATTACAATAAAACATATGTTTTTGGCTGGCGTGATGAAAGAAATAAAGACATTACCGATGCATTTGAATTTGCCCAACAAGTCATGGGTATTCCCACTCTTCACCGTCTAGTAACCGTGAATATGATTCCGGATATATCTAACAAAAACTTAATGGTTATGAGAAGTTATCAAATTCAAGCAACACGGGAAATCATTCAGCGAGTTAGAGAAATGGAAAATGATGGTGTTATTAAAAAAGAGGGAGGCTATATCTGGCATACAACGGGATCGGGAAAAACCGTTACTTCTTTTAAAGTAGCACAGTTATTGGCCTCATCCCCCAAAATTCGGAATGTACTCTTCATTGTTGATCGAGTGGACTTAGTTGATCAGACATTAGAAAATTTTAAAAACTATGCGTACATCCATATTCGAGAACGCATAAAGAAAGTCAACGGACATGAACTACGAAAAGAATTAAGAAGCAAAGGAACATCAAAAATTCTACTGATTTCTGTGCAAGGATTAGCCAAAGCTGTAAAAAATGGACTGAAAAATGATGACTGGAACGTCATTATCATGGACGAAGCTCATCGTAGTGCGAGTGGAGATTCCGTAAAACTTATTAAGGATGCTTTCAAAAATACAACTTGGTTTGGATTTACTGGTACACCTAACTTCTATAGTGATGAGATTAACGATGTTAAAACAACTCGTGATATTTCGACACATGATATCTTTGGGAAAAGATTGCATACATATACCATTAAGGATGCGATAGGTGATGGGAATGTGCTCGGCTTTGATGTCACGTATTTCAAACCGCATTGGGTAGTGGAACACTCTTCAAATGAATTTTCTGAAGATGAATATGAAAAGGCAGTCTATCAAAGTGATGTCTATCGGCAGCAGGTAGTAGAGGATATATTGACGAATTGGAAAAAGACTTCTGGTGGGGCATTATTTGCCGGGCAACGTAAAGAGAATGAATTTCAGGCGATGTTAGCAGTTTCAGGCAAGCAAGCTGTTGTTCACTATTACAACATTTTTAAAGATAAGGCGCCTCATCTCAATATTGCGATGACTTTTTCACGGGACGAGTCCAATGAACATGGGACAAAAGAACTGAATGAGTCACTGAAGAAAGCAATAAGAGAGTATGTAGAAAAGTTCAATATGCCCAGTATATTAGATGCCAAAGATCCGGCAAGGGCGTATATGCTGGATATCACCAAACGATTAGCACGTAAACAGCCCTATAATCAAGGGAAAGAAGAAGAGCGTCTTGATTTGGTGATTGTTTCAGATCAATTACTGACGGGATTTGACTCCAAGTATGTGAATATGATCTATATGGACAAAATGCTTAAGGAAGGTATGCTAATTCAGGCGATGTCTCGCACAAACCGAGTTTACGATATTAATAGTAAGCCCTATGGAAAAGTACGTTTTTACCGCCAAGGGGACGAGATGCGAGATTATGTCGAAAATGCTCTGCGAATTTATACTAAAGGCGGAAATGATACGCTACAAGAGGCAGAAGCTGAAACAAAAGACTTGAAATCAAAAGAGTTGGAGGATGACAATATTCTGGCAAAACCACAAAGTTTGCAGATTATTGATTTAGAAGAACCAGTAGCAAGATTAAAAGAGCTTGCTGAACCGGACTTTAGTCAAATTCCACGAGGACACCTTAACTTGATAGAGTTTGTTACGCTGGGGTTGAAGACGCAGAATAAAATTCAACAGCTTGTACAACAAGGTTATGAGCTAGGTAGCGAATTGAATGTGATGGATCAGAATAATGAGTTTACTGGTGAAAAGGTACGGTTAGATATTTCCAGTAGCGAAGAGTTCGGTGCTTTGCAAGCAAGAATAAATGATGCTCGAGAAAAACTTCCTCCCGAAGATCGCCCTGATTTGACAGAAATAAAAATCGGAATCGAATTCTATCACCATGAAATCATTGATTATGACATGTTAGTGGAGCTCTTAAATGCCTTTATTGATGAGAAAAGTGACAAAAATAAAGAAGCAATTGATAAGCATATTCTTCCAATGAATGAGGAGAATAGAAAAGAGATCAACGAAATTGTTGAGGATATTGAATCTGGTGAAATTAAGCAACATTTTACAACCGAATCTTTACAAGAAACACGCAAGCGCTATCGCTCTGAGCGCCGTGAATTAGAAATTCGTCGGTGGGCAGCTGATAGAAATGTAAACGGCAATATGATAATGGAGGCTTACGATCTTTATTTACCCGGGCATACGCTAATTGACAATCCATCTTTAGCAGATTTGGTGCATAAAGTTGAAGAGAAGGAAGATATAGGCTTTTTTGAAGCATCGGATTTTGAAGAATCTTTAATGGAGTTTTTCAACTCATTATAA
- a CDS encoding LA2681 family HEPN domain-containing protein, which produces MEKIQVDYEEMYDKSNKIEFLKKLFEQYKKDMYSFNSLAEEISFLYNLGLFFSEYFEEDINFKQEEYIQYIFRNASDYYYSIYCYLQGIKIFENNLDILGYDESFIDEIMKRCYVNLGNELSNHFRTIDALHYFNKALLLDSTFSMARGNRAFCLEKHSPFIDFNKQDKIFNYIHDEYFAIDITEIENGEELFLTRMLRYNTLKKSYLASLARGEDPHYSPSNLLTWIDYNEESYENWCVKNVLYLNFLNDYWGFEEAKFDIKTNEFCTDRKIPDASKVMLNNMLNNFVGLREDLYENFTNGKEDYYKLANIFCLLFSFFDKVSFFLYKHFQLIPPSNNERRVNMNSIWNCSDSEGYKLLDYKNTFLFNLYWMRKEYRDENDLELRNYLLPDAQELSDYRNFLEHKAYSFVRDSELYYIDPQLLESRTLRLMQLVRNMILSIIGLLDVESRLTDQETGKRDINITVLDHQLF; this is translated from the coding sequence ATGGAAAAAATACAGGTTGACTATGAGGAAATGTATGATAAATCAAACAAGATTGAATTTTTGAAAAAACTATTTGAGCAATACAAAAAGGATATGTATTCTTTTAATAGTTTGGCAGAGGAAATCTCTTTTCTCTATAATTTAGGTTTATTTTTTTCAGAGTATTTTGAAGAAGATATTAATTTTAAGCAAGAGGAGTATATTCAATATATATTCAGAAACGCAAGTGATTATTATTATTCAATATACTGTTATTTACAAGGAATAAAGATTTTTGAAAATAATCTAGATATTTTGGGATACGATGAATCATTCATTGATGAAATAATGAAAAGATGCTATGTGAATTTAGGAAATGAGCTGAGTAATCATTTTAGAACGATTGATGCTCTACACTATTTTAATAAAGCACTCCTACTTGATTCTACGTTTTCAATGGCTAGAGGTAATCGAGCATTTTGCTTAGAAAAGCACTCACCATTTATTGATTTTAATAAACAAGATAAGATATTTAATTATATACATGATGAATACTTTGCTATTGATATTACTGAAATAGAGAATGGTGAGGAGCTTTTCTTAACAAGGATGTTACGATACAATACTTTAAAAAAATCTTATTTGGCTAGTCTTGCTCGAGGAGAAGACCCCCATTACAGCCCTTCAAATTTACTAACATGGATTGACTATAATGAAGAAAGTTATGAGAACTGGTGTGTAAAAAATGTCTTATATTTAAATTTTTTAAATGACTACTGGGGTTTTGAGGAAGCAAAGTTTGATATAAAAACTAATGAATTTTGTACAGACAGAAAGATACCTGACGCATCTAAAGTGATGCTTAATAATATGTTAAATAATTTTGTTGGTTTAAGGGAAGATTTATATGAAAACTTTACTAATGGAAAAGAAGATTATTATAAATTAGCAAATATTTTCTGTTTATTATTTTCATTTTTCGATAAGGTGTCATTTTTCTTATATAAGCATTTTCAACTAATCCCACCAAGCAATAATGAGCGAAGAGTGAACATGAACAGTATTTGGAATTGCAGTGATTCTGAGGGATATAAATTACTAGATTATAAGAATACCTTCCTTTTCAATCTTTACTGGATGAGAAAAGAATATAGAGATGAAAATGATTTGGAATTAAGAAATTATTTGTTACCAGATGCTCAAGAACTATCAGATTATCGTAATTTTTTAGAACATAAAGCATATTCTTTTGTTAGAGATTCTGAGTTATACTATATTGATCCTCAATTATTAGAGTCAAGAACATTAAGATTGATGCAACTGGTTAGAAATATGATTCTTTCAATAATTGGTCTATTAGACGTTGAAAGTAGACTAACTGACCAAGAAACTGGTAAAAGAGATATAAATATAACGGTTTTAGATCATCAATTATTTTAA
- a CDS encoding ApeA N-terminal domain 1-containing protein → MKKYDSKVTMLEDFEMRGLWYLPESDLDNGIYGTLTFTHSIISLKLMGNFVDFHDHKNSVDDSVICGFSENGKYVYLDSCFITKQTNNMPGIGMSEYQVNSLFISSKPISLIDDLNVTKFAFSFDSYESWDKSSPIEIFMNTAEKSESVNYSQESLKSIENSYLIENDTMEFFKKAVVTRRHIDGFTKLEISLKNILK, encoded by the coding sequence ATGAAGAAATATGACAGCAAAGTAACGATGCTAGAAGATTTTGAAATGAGAGGTTTATGGTACTTACCTGAATCAGATTTAGATAATGGAATTTACGGAACTTTAACCTTTACTCATAGTATAATTTCATTAAAATTAATGGGTAATTTTGTAGACTTCCATGATCATAAAAATTCAGTCGATGATAGTGTAATCTGCGGTTTTTCTGAAAATGGCAAATATGTATATTTAGATAGTTGCTTCATTACTAAACAAACTAATAATATGCCTGGTATTGGAATGTCTGAATATCAAGTAAACTCCTTATTTATTTCATCCAAACCAATTTCGTTAATTGATGATTTAAATGTCACAAAATTTGCTTTTTCTTTTGACTCATATGAAAGTTGGGACAAAAGTTCTCCCATTGAAATATTTATGAATACAGCAGAAAAATCTGAATCTGTAAACTATTCTCAGGAAAGTCTAAAATCAATTGAAAACTCATATCTAATAGAGAATGATACCATGGAATTTTTCAAAAAAGCTGTAGTAACACGTAGGCATATTGATGGATTTACAAAATTAGAAATCTCTCTAAAAAACATTTTGAAATAA
- a CDS encoding DUF6037 family protein, which yields MLRYKRDVEEADKVYFCGWIYHTTKSNAQPPNLEKTRLLMGEAAYKRCCERNISSKWTDLIERRTDPDLENFLA from the coding sequence ATTCTTCGATATAAACGAGACGTAGAGGAAGCAGACAAAGTATATTTCTGTGGTTGGATTTATCATACTACCAAAAGTAATGCTCAACCTCCAAATCTTGAAAAAACACGACTTTTAATGGGTGAAGCAGCTTATAAAAGATGTTGTGAAAGAAATATTAGTTCTAAATGGACCGATTTAATAGAAAGAAGAACTGATCCAGATTTGGAAAATTTTTTAGCTTAA
- a CDS encoding IS3 family transposase (programmed frameshift) has product MTRYEENFKQMIVELNQTGRSVRGLAKEYGLSEATIYKWKNLYLPNQSTGLTGKEVAELKKENARLKEELEILKKAGSHILSENLNSLIQFIEKWCKDYTVSLLCRLLEIPRSVYYFYKNKPLTATEIRNNTLKETISTVFFTNKQRYGATKIHQVLLKDGISVSLKHVQKLMKQLNLRSIVVKKFRPQRLNKAIISKENILNQDFSTKTICEKWAADITYIPTKKNGWCYLSSIMDLHTKKIISYTFSKRMTVDCVIQTLNKAKLKYHIPEGMILHTDLGSQYTATEVEKWLETNKIRHSYSRKGTPYDNAGIESFHASLKKEEVYTTSYSNFEEANRALFSYIEGFYNRNRLHSSIHYLTPQEFEDLAKEKMT; this is encoded by the exons ATGACCCGATATGAAGAAAATTTTAAACAGATGATTGTTGAACTGAATCAAACTGGACGTTCCGTTCGAGGGTTGGCGAAAGAATATGGCTTATCTGAAGCGACGATTTACAAATGGAAGAATTTATATTTGCCTAATCAGTCCACAGGACTGACTGGAAAAGAAGTGGCTGAACTAAAAAAAGAAAATGCTCGTTTGAAAGAGGAACTTGAAATCTTAAAAAAAGCCG GCAGCCATATTCTCTCGGAAAACCTAAATTCGCTTATTCAGTTTATTGAAAAATGGTGTAAGGACTACACTGTTTCTTTGTTATGTCGGTTATTAGAAATCCCTAGAAGTGTCTACTATTTTTATAAAAACAAGCCATTGACAGCTACAGAAATCAGAAATAATACGTTGAAAGAGACTATTTCGACAGTTTTTTTTACGAATAAACAGCGCTATGGTGCCACTAAAATTCATCAAGTTTTATTAAAAGATGGCATTTCAGTATCTCTTAAACATGTCCAAAAGCTAATGAAGCAATTAAATTTAAGATCGATTGTAGTAAAAAAATTTAGACCTCAAAGGTTAAATAAAGCGATTATTTCAAAAGAGAACATATTAAATCAGGACTTTTCTACTAAAACTATTTGTGAGAAATGGGCGGCTGACATTACATACATTCCTACTAAGAAAAATGGCTGGTGTTACTTGTCTTCCATCATGGATCTACACACGAAAAAAATTATTAGTTATACATTTTCAAAAAGAATGACGGTGGATTGTGTCATTCAAACGTTGAATAAAGCAAAACTAAAGTATCACATTCCGGAAGGAATGATTCTACACACTGACTTGGGCAGTCAATATACAGCAACAGAAGTAGAAAAATGGCTTGAAACCAACAAAATAAGGCATTCCTATAGTAGAAAGGGAACACCTTATGATAACGCAGGAATCGAATCTTTCCACGCCTCATTGAAAAAGGAAGAAGTTTACACGACTAGCTACTCAAATTTTGAAGAAGCAAATCGTGCACTATTTAGCTATATTGAGGGATTTTATAACCGGAATCGACTTCATAGTTCGATTCACTATCTAACCCCTCAGGAGTTTGAAGATTTGGCAAAAGAAAAAATGACATAA
- a CDS encoding HEPN domain-containing protein, with protein MYKVTSRRTTNKIIWLRKRSKTINNFCRSIADTRNYLTHGDSLSKYELAITNARDLYYVTLKLQCILDVLILKKLDLDDLTIVKSISKYDGPYQSLFY; from the coding sequence TTGTATAAAGTTACTTCCCGAAGAACTACTAATAAAATTATTTGGCTCAGAAAAAGAAGCAAAACAATTAATAATTTCTGTAGATCTATAGCCGATACAAGAAACTATCTAACACACGGAGATTCATTAAGTAAATATGAATTAGCTATTACCAATGCAAGAGATTTATATTACGTAACTTTGAAATTACAATGCATTTTAGATGTTCTTATACTAAAAAAGTTAGATTTAGATGATTTAACAATTGTAAAAAGCATCTCTAAATACGACGGCCCATATCAGTCTCTTTTCTATTAA